Proteins encoded by one window of Nocardia goodfellowii:
- a CDS encoding M28 family peptidase codes for MIEKLIETPHRIKAGVAALLVLLAAVAVTVLGEGSGQQPLSASVTDRFSAERALTHLHRFATEPRPLGSPASDRAREYLTEQLRSAGFFVTTQHALGTRSSTGLATFGRVDNVVATLPGRDATGTVVLAAHYDSAAMGPGASDDGAAVAAMLEVGQLISAQGGLRNDLVLLFTDGEEDGVLGADAFARAHPLARAGGVVLNWEARGVSGPSLMFETSEHNADLVSLFAEAVPHPRGDSALVQLYRILPNNTDFSALRDAGFTGLNFAYIENSSHYHTAGDSLANLDRSSLQHHGENMLQLSRALGAADLPELRSDHDATYFRLFGHMVTYSDALVSPIALLALLLLVALAVAARQRRLVSVPRILVSAVSVAVPLAVSLFLGQAMWSALVWLRPGYDLMGGLLHRPMAYQCALVAVVATALSGWYLLLRRRLGPAALAIGALTWPVAAGIACALFAPGASFLFALPALFAALGALAALLLPVRGSWFPVVALTLGLLVATAVLPTLARNLFNGLGLALGGVTAVCLTLFGLLLLPVFELLLPSPARGQRATAAVPATAAILAAALVGTGLAVDTVDADHPERSHLAYVLNADTGTASWVSGEAEPADWTREYLKTQDVSQLSPGYARGPLWTGVAEPMALDGPSIDRRGRDGDTVTLHVASRRAATALVLRVDHRIDRVTATFPGMTSSTLDVTGARAKTWPGEIRLRDLPPEGVDITLRTPGATRIRVTAIDESYNLADAPGFRPRPSDTVASTREDGDLIAVTRTYEL; via the coding sequence GTGATCGAAAAACTGATCGAAACTCCCCATCGGATAAAGGCGGGAGTAGCGGCGCTGCTGGTTCTGCTGGCCGCGGTCGCGGTAACCGTGCTGGGCGAAGGCAGCGGCCAGCAACCGCTTTCCGCATCCGTTACCGACAGATTCAGCGCCGAACGGGCACTGACCCATCTGCACCGTTTCGCGACCGAGCCGCGGCCGCTGGGCAGTCCGGCCAGTGACCGGGCGCGGGAATACCTCACCGAGCAGCTGCGGTCGGCCGGGTTCTTCGTGACCACTCAGCACGCCCTCGGCACTCGCTCCTCGACCGGCCTCGCGACTTTCGGCCGAGTGGACAACGTGGTGGCGACGCTGCCCGGACGCGACGCCACCGGAACGGTTGTGCTGGCCGCACATTACGATTCCGCCGCGATGGGCCCCGGTGCTTCCGACGATGGCGCGGCGGTGGCGGCGATGCTCGAGGTCGGTCAGCTGATCAGCGCGCAAGGCGGTCTGCGCAACGACCTCGTCCTGCTGTTCACCGACGGTGAGGAAGACGGCGTACTCGGCGCGGACGCGTTCGCACGTGCACACCCGCTGGCTCGCGCCGGTGGTGTGGTGCTCAACTGGGAGGCCCGGGGAGTCAGCGGACCGTCTCTGATGTTCGAGACCTCGGAGCACAACGCCGATTTGGTCTCGTTGTTCGCCGAGGCGGTGCCCCATCCCCGAGGTGACTCGGCGCTGGTCCAGCTGTATCGAATACTGCCCAACAACACCGACTTCAGCGCGTTACGGGATGCCGGTTTCACCGGACTGAACTTCGCCTACATCGAGAACTCGTCGCACTATCACACCGCCGGTGACTCTCTCGCCAACCTCGACCGGAGCAGTCTGCAGCACCACGGCGAGAACATGCTGCAGCTGTCTCGCGCCCTGGGCGCTGCTGATCTGCCCGAGCTGCGGTCCGACCACGACGCGACCTACTTTCGCCTGTTCGGCCACATGGTCACCTACTCGGACGCGCTGGTTTCGCCGATCGCCCTGCTGGCTCTGTTACTGCTCGTCGCCCTCGCGGTGGCAGCGCGACAGCGGCGGCTGGTGAGCGTTCCGCGCATCCTCGTCAGCGCCGTCTCGGTGGCGGTACCCCTGGCGGTGTCGCTGTTCCTCGGCCAGGCCATGTGGTCGGCGCTGGTCTGGTTGCGCCCCGGCTACGACCTGATGGGCGGACTTCTGCATCGCCCGATGGCTTACCAGTGCGCCCTCGTCGCGGTGGTCGCGACGGCTTTATCCGGCTGGTATCTGCTGCTTCGCCGCCGCCTGGGCCCGGCGGCGCTGGCGATCGGCGCTCTGACCTGGCCGGTCGCGGCTGGAATCGCGTGCGCGCTCTTCGCGCCAGGCGCGTCGTTCCTGTTCGCGCTGCCGGCGTTGTTCGCGGCGTTGGGCGCGTTGGCGGCACTGCTGCTGCCGGTCCGGGGGAGCTGGTTCCCGGTCGTCGCACTGACGCTGGGGCTCTTGGTCGCCACCGCGGTACTACCAACGCTGGCTCGTAATCTGTTCAACGGCTTGGGCTTGGCTCTCGGTGGCGTAACCGCTGTGTGTTTGACACTGTTCGGGCTGCTGCTGCTCCCGGTGTTCGAGCTGTTGCTGCCGTCCCCCGCCCGGGGGCAACGAGCCACCGCCGCCGTACCGGCCACCGCCGCGATCCTGGCGGCGGCGCTGGTCGGCACCGGTCTCGCGGTGGACACCGTCGACGCCGATCACCCCGAACGCTCGCACCTCGCCTACGTGCTCAACGCGGACACCGGCACGGCGAGCTGGGTGAGCGGGGAAGCCGAACCTGCCGACTGGACCCGCGAATACCTGAAAACCCAAGATGTATCCCAGCTTTCGCCCGGATACGCGCGCGGCCCGCTCTGGACCGGTGTGGCCGAACCGATGGCACTCGACGGTCCGTCGATCGACCGCCGCGGCCGCGACGGCGACACCGTCACGCTGCACGTGGCGTCCCGGCGAGCGGCGACCGCACTGGTACTTCGCGTCGATCACCGGATCGACCGGGTAACCGCGACATTTCCGGGCATGACATCGTCCACTCTCGACGTCACCGGTGCACGCGCCAAGACCTGGCCGGGCGAAATACGCCTCCGCGACCTTCCACCGGAAGGAGTCGACATCACACTGCGTACGCCTGGCGCCACCCGAATCCGAGTGACCGCCATCGACGAGTCCTACAACCTCGCCGACGCACCAGGCTTCCGTCCCCGCCCCAGCGACACCGTCGCCTCGACCCGAGAAGACGGAGATCTGATCGCGGTAACCCGAACCTACGAGCTTTGA
- a CDS encoding DedA family protein: protein MDIVATTNTTELGGVAAWAVDLMERLGGFGAGLAIAAENLFPPLPSEVILPLAGFAAARGEISLVGAIGWTTAGSLIGATVLYLLGVALGRDRLYAIVRRLPLVHTDDLARSEEWFARHGRKAVLFGRMVPIVRSLVSIPAGVQRMPLGQFVALTALGSAIWNSLFVLAGHSLGANWETVSEYVSRYQLLVLALIALGVVVWFVRRLRARLA, encoded by the coding sequence ATGGATATCGTCGCAACCACGAACACCACAGAGCTGGGTGGTGTCGCCGCATGGGCGGTCGATCTGATGGAACGCCTCGGCGGCTTCGGCGCCGGGCTGGCCATAGCCGCGGAGAACTTGTTCCCGCCGTTGCCGAGCGAAGTGATCCTGCCGCTGGCCGGATTCGCTGCCGCGCGCGGGGAGATATCTCTCGTCGGTGCGATCGGCTGGACGACCGCCGGTTCACTGATCGGCGCGACCGTGCTCTATCTGCTCGGAGTCGCGCTCGGCCGTGATCGGTTGTACGCGATCGTGCGTCGCCTGCCGCTGGTGCACACCGACGATCTTGCGCGCAGCGAGGAATGGTTCGCCCGGCACGGCCGCAAGGCAGTGCTGTTCGGCCGCATGGTTCCGATCGTGCGCAGTCTGGTCTCGATTCCGGCGGGCGTGCAGCGCATGCCGCTCGGTCAGTTCGTCGCGCTGACCGCACTGGGCAGCGCGATCTGGAATTCGCTGTTCGTTCTCGCCGGACATAGTCTCGGCGCGAATTGGGAGACGGTCTCGGAATACGTCTCGCGGTATCAATTGCTGGTGTTGGCGCTGATCGCGCTCGGCGTAGTCGTGTGGTTTGTTCGCCGCTTGCGCGCCCGGCTAGCCTGA
- a CDS encoding sensor histidine kinase has translation MAKLPDSFVRAIRALVGAIFGTITALTGLFAALAGRDTRLPRQVRRDRQRLVRWFGASAVGDLPDRDPRRYVLARSAYGIVGGVLLVGVLVAAVGYFSWAVELTARGRIPIQTGAVTMAVGAVGVYLCARFAIALGRWDVTLALRFLAADPTQHRLRELERTRADVVRAVDDERRRIERALHDGVQQRAVALALQLGRARRRTSGETAELVTELDRAAVEAGQLIRDLREVAWRIYPAVLDEHGLEVALRGLSAHTTMPLRLEVHLDRPPEPAIAAAAYFVVAEAVTNAVKHSGAHTVSVSVGTTMDRLTAEVHDDGCGGADPAGTGLTGLRRRVAALDGTLHVRSPAGGPTVLRAELPCAS, from the coding sequence ATGGCGAAGTTGCCCGACTCGTTCGTGCGGGCCATCCGCGCGCTGGTCGGCGCGATATTCGGAACGATCACCGCGCTCACCGGACTGTTCGCGGCGCTCGCGGGCCGCGACACCCGGCTGCCCCGCCAGGTGCGTCGCGACCGGCAGCGCCTGGTCCGGTGGTTCGGCGCATCCGCGGTCGGTGACCTGCCGGATCGCGACCCCCGCCGATATGTCCTGGCGCGCTCGGCTTACGGCATCGTCGGGGGCGTCCTACTCGTCGGTGTGCTGGTCGCCGCGGTGGGTTATTTCAGCTGGGCGGTCGAACTCACCGCGCGGGGACGGATCCCGATCCAAACCGGCGCGGTGACGATGGCGGTCGGCGCCGTCGGCGTCTACCTGTGCGCGCGGTTCGCGATCGCCCTCGGGCGGTGGGACGTCACACTCGCGCTGCGCTTCCTCGCCGCCGACCCGACACAGCATCGCCTGCGCGAGCTGGAACGCACCCGCGCCGACGTCGTCCGCGCGGTGGACGACGAGCGCCGCCGGATCGAACGAGCCCTGCACGACGGTGTCCAACAGCGCGCTGTCGCGTTGGCACTGCAACTCGGCCGAGCCCGCCGCCGCACGAGCGGGGAAACCGCCGAATTGGTCACCGAACTCGACCGCGCGGCCGTCGAGGCCGGACAGTTGATCCGCGACTTGCGCGAGGTCGCCTGGCGGATCTATCCAGCGGTCCTCGACGAGCACGGACTCGAAGTCGCATTGCGCGGGTTGTCGGCACACACCACGATGCCGCTCCGGCTCGAGGTCCATCTGGACCGCCCACCGGAGCCCGCGATCGCGGCCGCGGCGTACTTCGTAGTCGCCGAAGCTGTCACCAATGCGGTCAAACACTCCGGCGCCCATACCGTTTCGGTTTCGGTCGGCACCACGATGGATCGCCTGACAGCGGAGGTGCACGACGACGGATGCGGCGGAGCCGACCCCGCCGGGACGGGCCTGACCGGTCTGCGGCGGCGCGTCGCCGCGCTGGACGGAACTCTGCACGTCCGCAGCCCCGCGGGTGGGCCGACCGTTTTGCGAGCGGAGTTGCCGTGCGCGTCGTGA
- a CDS encoding response regulator transcription factor: MRVVIAEDSTLLREGLTRLLADEGHEVTAVGTAIELVHEIDRDTPDLAIVDVRMPPTHSTEGLDAAKTLKARYPDLGVLVLSQYVEQRSAVELLTAGQGGVGYLLKDRIADLDTFLADMNRVANGGTAFDPEVVRQLFAQQRRPQPLAALSPRELDVLHLLSQGYTNTGTADHLSLSVSAVEKHVNAIFTKLELAKDPNHSQRVRAVLIYLEQNTS; the protein is encoded by the coding sequence GTGCGCGTCGTGATCGCCGAGGATTCCACGCTGCTGCGCGAAGGACTGACCCGCCTGCTGGCGGATGAAGGGCATGAGGTGACCGCGGTCGGTACGGCGATCGAACTCGTCCACGAAATAGACCGTGACACACCGGATCTCGCCATCGTGGACGTCCGCATGCCGCCGACGCACTCTACCGAGGGCCTGGACGCCGCCAAGACGTTGAAAGCCCGCTATCCGGATCTCGGTGTATTGGTGCTGTCCCAGTACGTCGAACAGCGCAGTGCCGTCGAACTTCTCACCGCGGGCCAGGGTGGCGTCGGATACCTGCTGAAGGACCGTATCGCCGACCTCGACACATTTCTGGCGGACATGAACCGGGTCGCTAACGGCGGCACCGCTTTCGATCCCGAGGTGGTCCGTCAATTGTTCGCCCAGCAACGGCGACCGCAGCCGCTCGCCGCCCTCTCGCCGCGGGAACTCGACGTTCTTCACCTACTTTCCCAGGGGTACACCAACACTGGGACAGCCGATCATCTTTCCCTGTCCGTCAGCGCGGTCGAGAAACACGTCAACGCTATTTTCACCAAGCTCGAATTGGCCAAAGACCCCAACCACAGCCAGCGCGTCCGGGCCGTGTTGATCTACCTGGAACAGAACACCTCCTGA
- a CDS encoding ClpP family protease — protein MAHDDKTPTFNWRIREQLFGRRILVLDGPLDDDNGALLMTQLLTLAAEDAEAGISLWIHSPGGSVPAMLAIRDVMRLVPCEVSTLALGLACSAGQFLLSAGTPGRRFALPHARILMHQGSAGIGGSAVEVEVQADDLRYTVQTVLGLISEDTGQPYDQIFEDSLHDRWFTATQAREYGFIDGIVDSFWQVVPQRQRVGIS, from the coding sequence ATGGCACATGACGACAAGACGCCGACGTTCAATTGGCGCATCCGGGAACAGCTTTTCGGCCGGCGGATTCTGGTGCTCGACGGTCCGCTGGACGACGACAACGGAGCGCTGCTGATGACGCAGTTGCTGACCCTCGCCGCCGAGGATGCCGAGGCCGGGATCTCGCTGTGGATCCATTCACCGGGCGGATCGGTTCCGGCGATGCTCGCCATTCGCGATGTCATGCGGCTGGTGCCGTGTGAGGTGTCCACACTGGCGCTCGGATTAGCTTGCAGCGCTGGGCAATTCCTGCTTTCGGCCGGAACTCCGGGGCGGCGGTTCGCCTTGCCGCACGCGCGGATTCTCATGCATCAGGGCTCAGCCGGAATCGGTGGCAGTGCGGTGGAGGTCGAGGTGCAGGCCGACGATTTGCGCTACACGGTGCAGACCGTCCTCGGACTCATCTCCGAGGACACCGGCCAGCCCTACGACCAGATCTTCGAGGACTCCTTGCACGACCGATGGTTCACCGCGACCCAGGCCCGGGAGTACGGGTTCATCGACGGGATCGTCGACTCGTTCTGGCAGGTCGTTCCGCAGCGGCAGCGGGTGGGAATCTCATGA
- a CDS encoding ClpP family protease, which produces MTSYTIPNVIAQHPRGERIMDVYSHLLTERIVYLGTPIDSGVANALIAQLLHLDADSPGQDINLYINCEGGDLTAMLALYDTMQHIQSPVVTTCVGQAIAVGAVLLTGGVAGRRSLLPHARVVLHQPAARGQGTIPDLILQADELVRMRAEVEAILSKHTGQSVETLRHDTDRDRVFTAQAAIDYGIVDQVLAPRD; this is translated from the coding sequence ATGACCAGCTACACGATTCCGAATGTCATCGCCCAGCATCCGCGCGGCGAGCGCATCATGGATGTGTACTCGCACCTGCTCACCGAGCGCATCGTCTACCTCGGCACCCCCATCGATTCGGGTGTCGCCAACGCGCTCATCGCGCAGCTGCTGCACCTCGACGCCGACAGTCCCGGCCAGGACATCAACCTCTACATCAATTGCGAGGGCGGAGATTTGACCGCCATGCTCGCGCTCTACGACACCATGCAGCACATCCAGTCTCCGGTGGTCACCACCTGCGTCGGCCAAGCCATCGCGGTCGGCGCGGTACTGCTGACCGGCGGCGTGGCGGGCCGGCGATCGCTGCTCCCGCACGCCCGGGTCGTCCTGCATCAACCCGCGGCTCGCGGGCAGGGCACCATCCCCGACCTCATCCTGCAGGCCGACGAGTTGGTCCGGATGCGCGCCGAGGTCGAAGCCATCCTGTCCAAGCACACCGGCCAGTCGGTGGAGACGCTGCGGCACGACACCGACCGCGACCGCGTCTTCACCGCACAGGCGGCCATCGATTACGGCATCGTCGACCAAGTACTGGCACCGCGGGATTGA
- a CDS encoding helix-turn-helix domain-containing protein translates to MSEHPSAEIPRTEPPRLRAIPGGRDHRPRNPHPEISGKLPALDRRSSAPVDRLAPAARGARPRPVRELLWREALGQRLRALRQEQRETLAETAGRAGVSPQYLSEVERGLKEPSSEMIAAMAGALDIPLGGLIHQVADDLFQQQRPALTRSAGPRANAPYNGLLLAA, encoded by the coding sequence ATGAGCGAGCATCCGAGCGCTGAGATTCCGCGGACCGAACCGCCGCGATTGCGGGCGATCCCCGGCGGTCGTGACCATCGGCCGCGCAATCCGCATCCGGAGATTTCCGGGAAACTGCCTGCCCTCGATCGACGGTCCTCGGCTCCGGTCGATCGGCTTGCGCCGGCCGCGCGCGGTGCCCGGCCGCGGCCTGTCCGCGAGCTCCTCTGGCGGGAGGCCCTGGGGCAGCGGCTGCGGGCGCTGCGACAGGAGCAGCGCGAGACGCTCGCGGAAACCGCTGGGCGAGCCGGGGTTTCACCGCAGTACCTCTCGGAGGTGGAGCGCGGCCTCAAGGAACCCTCCAGCGAGATGATCGCCGCCATGGCGGGTGCGCTCGACATCCCGCTCGGCGGGCTCATCCATCAGGTCGCCGACGACCTGTTCCAGCAGCAACGGCCCGCCCTGACGCGTTCGGCCGGGCCGCGCGCGAACGCTCCCTACAACGGGCTGCTCCTCGCGGCGTAG
- a CDS encoding TetR/AcrR family transcriptional regulator has protein sequence MSEATTDGRKLKGERRKKELIEATIRVVAREGVAGVSHRAVAKEAGQPPTSAAYHFKTIDDLLTAALTSCMDQDAERIRKLTEASGGGEQGIRMLTEVTVAAVAETAHLQAEFELYLLAACRPELREPPRRWLDAIERFGRQYTDDPIRLRILAATIDGMLMQALVTGAPPSPEEWAEVLRTILLPAPAAH, from the coding sequence TTGAGCGAAGCGACTACGGACGGCCGCAAGCTCAAGGGTGAACGGCGCAAGAAGGAGCTGATCGAGGCCACCATCCGGGTCGTCGCGCGCGAGGGCGTCGCCGGGGTAAGTCACCGTGCCGTCGCCAAAGAAGCGGGTCAGCCGCCGACCTCGGCCGCGTACCACTTCAAAACCATCGATGACCTGCTCACCGCCGCCCTCACCTCGTGCATGGACCAGGATGCCGAGCGGATCCGGAAGCTGACCGAGGCGAGCGGCGGCGGCGAGCAGGGCATCCGGATGCTGACCGAGGTGACGGTCGCCGCGGTCGCCGAAACCGCGCACCTGCAGGCCGAATTCGAGCTGTATCTGCTGGCCGCCTGCCGCCCCGAACTCCGTGAACCACCGCGACGCTGGCTGGACGCGATCGAGCGGTTCGGCCGCCAATACACCGATGACCCGATACGGCTCCGGATCCTGGCGGCCACGATCGACGGCATGCTGATGCAGGCCCTGGTCACCGGCGCGCCGCCGAGCCCGGAGGAATGGGCGGAAGTGCTGCGGACGATCTTGCTTCCCGCCCCGGCCGCGCACTAG
- a CDS encoding MFS transporter: MANPYLALFKAPGAVAFSAAGFIARIPLAMAAIGIITMVSQMRGEYALAGAVSATFTVSTAIAGPQVSRLVDRLGQGRVLLPAMGLSVLGWAALLLSVRTDAPTWTLFAAAVIAGTLPNMAAMVRARWTYVHAGTSRMHTAFSLESVVDELTFVAGPALAVVLSTALFPEAGPLLAVVLLVVGVLLFVPQKRTEPPVRQDVSTEDRGSAIRIPAVRMLALLLASGGVIVGTVDVVSVAFAEQVGAPASAGIVVAAYAAGSGLSGLAFGTLRLSIPLPRLLVLVVSGTMLTTLPLLLVDGIAALAAAMFVSGAFFAPTMIVTMGLVERTVPVAALTEGMTWALTGLSAGIAFGALVSGTVVDRAGQAGFAVAVAAGTVALLVALLAKAPLTGAVREEIEVERSDYGRPQAQG, from the coding sequence ATGGCGAATCCCTACCTCGCCCTGTTCAAAGCTCCTGGGGCCGTGGCTTTTTCCGCCGCCGGCTTCATCGCCCGGATCCCACTCGCGATGGCCGCGATCGGCATCATCACGATGGTTTCGCAGATGCGCGGGGAATATGCGCTGGCCGGGGCCGTTTCGGCGACCTTCACGGTGAGCACGGCCATCGCCGGACCGCAGGTGTCCCGGCTGGTCGACCGGCTCGGGCAGGGGCGAGTACTGCTGCCGGCCATGGGCCTCAGCGTCCTCGGCTGGGCCGCGTTGCTGCTCAGCGTCCGCACCGACGCGCCCACCTGGACATTGTTCGCCGCGGCCGTCATCGCCGGGACATTGCCGAATATGGCGGCGATGGTGCGAGCCCGCTGGACCTACGTGCACGCGGGCACATCCCGGATGCACACGGCCTTCTCGCTGGAATCGGTGGTCGACGAACTGACCTTCGTGGCCGGTCCGGCGTTGGCGGTCGTGCTGTCGACGGCACTGTTCCCCGAAGCCGGACCGTTGCTCGCCGTGGTTCTGCTGGTGGTCGGCGTGTTGTTGTTCGTGCCGCAAAAGCGCACCGAACCTCCTGTCCGGCAAGACGTTTCCACCGAGGACCGGGGCTCGGCCATCAGGATCCCCGCGGTGCGGATGCTGGCATTGCTGCTCGCGTCGGGCGGTGTCATCGTCGGCACCGTCGATGTGGTCAGCGTGGCTTTCGCCGAGCAGGTCGGCGCACCGGCAAGCGCGGGAATCGTGGTGGCCGCCTACGCCGCCGGGTCGGGACTGTCCGGGCTGGCCTTCGGGACCTTGCGGCTCTCGATACCACTACCGCGACTGCTGGTCCTCGTGGTCTCGGGCACGATGCTGACAACCTTGCCGCTGCTCCTGGTCGACGGGATCGCCGCGCTGGCCGCGGCCATGTTCGTCTCCGGCGCGTTCTTCGCGCCGACGATGATCGTGACCATGGGGCTGGTGGAGCGGACAGTGCCGGTGGCGGCGCTGACCGAAGGCATGACCTGGGCACTCACCGGTCTCAGCGCGGGCATCGCGTTCGGCGCACTCGTCTCGGGCACCGTCGTCGATCGGGCGGGGCAGGCGGGCTTCGCCGTGGCGGTGGCGGCGGGCACCGTAGCCTTGCTGGTGGCATTGCTGGCAAAGGCGCCGCTCACCGGGGCCGTACGCGAGGAGATCGAGGTTGAGCGAAGCGACTACGGACGGCCGCAAGCTCAAGGGTGA
- a CDS encoding putative immunity protein yields MTTVSGDFELTMDELRVVARYVTESAQDLLPVFEETAPGDPRPRAAIDAAWEFVNGAKRTKLQRVTALDAHRAAKEADTEAARLAARSAGDAAAAAYLHPISQASQVGHILRAAASAARVAELRAGDDPAVGDRLIEQARRRATPTLVAVLSRYPPAPTAKNRVAQLMSTLDASLRASGGPGGGRSGILGR; encoded by the coding sequence ATGACGACGGTTTCGGGTGACTTCGAATTGACCATGGACGAGTTGCGAGTAGTAGCGCGCTACGTGACGGAGAGCGCCCAGGATCTCCTTCCGGTGTTCGAGGAGACCGCACCCGGCGATCCGCGCCCGCGCGCGGCCATCGATGCCGCATGGGAATTCGTGAACGGCGCGAAAAGGACCAAGCTGCAACGGGTTACCGCCCTGGACGCGCACCGGGCCGCGAAGGAAGCAGACACCGAAGCGGCGCGTCTGGCCGCCCGGTCGGCCGGTGATGCGGCGGCCGCCGCGTATCTGCATCCGATATCGCAGGCCAGTCAGGTAGGACATATCCTGCGCGCCGCGGCGAGTGCCGCACGTGTCGCCGAGTTGCGGGCGGGCGACGATCCCGCGGTCGGAGATCGGCTGATCGAGCAGGCTCGGCGACGTGCCACACCCACCCTGGTCGCCGTCCTCTCCCGGTACCCGCCGGCGCCGACCGCCAAAAATCGCGTCGCGCAACTCATGAGCACATTGGATGCTTCGCTACGCGCGTCCGGCGGACCCGGCGGCGGGCGGTCGGGCATATTGGGGAGATGA
- a CDS encoding YciI family protein, protein MKYVLLICDDETSAPSMAEIAADPAYQAYSAEVDRRGKSLGGARLRPVADATTVRVRDGETLVSDGPFAETKDFIGGIDIIDCADLDEAIAIAALHPYANRGCVEVRPVWE, encoded by the coding sequence ATGAAGTACGTATTGCTGATTTGCGACGATGAGACGTCCGCGCCGAGTATGGCGGAGATCGCCGCGGATCCGGCCTACCAGGCGTACTCGGCGGAGGTGGATCGGCGCGGCAAGAGTCTGGGCGGCGCGCGGCTGCGTCCGGTGGCGGATGCGACGACGGTCCGGGTCCGGGACGGGGAGACGCTGGTATCGGACGGCCCCTTCGCCGAGACCAAGGATTTCATCGGCGGCATCGACATCATCGACTGCGCGGATCTGGACGAGGCGATCGCGATCGCCGCACTGCACCCCTATGCGAATCGGGGTTGCGTCGAGGTCCGTCCCGTGTGGGAATGA
- a CDS encoding RNA polymerase sigma factor, whose product MTAPQQIRAAVDAAYRDEWGQVVATLIGVTGDWDLAEDCAQDAFAAALTTWPRDGVPARPGAWLTTTARNRALDRLRRDTAATAKLRQLAVLHRDPLEPAADAIPDDRLRLIFTCCHPALPFPARVALTLRTLAGLSTAEIAKAFLTAESAMAQRLVRAKRKIVEAAIPYRVPPAELLPQRLTAVLAVLYLIFNQGYDDEDGSRGLAAEAIHLARMLVRLLPAEPEARGLLALMLLLEARRAHRTDDGVLVPLEDQDRSRWDRALIAAGTETLETALAMRRSGPYQVQAAIAACHATAPDAAATDWPQIAQLYRELARLAPSPVVDLNRAVAVAMADGIPAGLALVDELDASGRLDGYYLLPATRADLLRRAGQVGAAAAAYEAALELAPTEAERRYLTARLRGL is encoded by the coding sequence ATGACCGCGCCACAACAGATTCGGGCCGCGGTGGACGCGGCCTACCGCGACGAGTGGGGTCAGGTCGTCGCGACTCTGATCGGGGTCACCGGCGATTGGGATCTGGCGGAGGACTGCGCCCAGGACGCCTTCGCGGCAGCGCTGACCACGTGGCCGCGCGATGGCGTGCCGGCCCGCCCGGGTGCCTGGCTCACCACGACCGCACGCAACCGCGCCCTCGATCGCCTCCGCCGGGATACGGCCGCGACCGCGAAACTGCGCCAGCTCGCTGTGCTGCACCGGGATCCGCTCGAGCCCGCCGCGGACGCCATACCCGACGACCGCCTGCGGCTCATCTTCACCTGCTGCCATCCCGCACTGCCGTTCCCCGCCCGGGTCGCCCTGACCCTGCGCACGCTCGCGGGCCTCAGCACCGCTGAGATCGCGAAGGCGTTCCTCACCGCGGAATCCGCGATGGCGCAACGACTGGTGCGCGCCAAGCGAAAGATCGTCGAGGCCGCCATCCCGTACCGAGTCCCGCCCGCGGAGTTGTTACCGCAACGGCTGACCGCTGTCCTCGCGGTGCTCTACCTGATCTTCAACCAGGGTTACGACGACGAGGACGGCAGCCGTGGACTGGCCGCCGAGGCGATTCACCTCGCCCGGATGCTGGTCCGGCTGCTGCCCGCCGAACCCGAGGCTCGCGGACTGCTGGCCCTGATGCTGTTGCTGGAGGCACGCCGCGCGCACCGGACCGACGACGGGGTGCTGGTACCGCTGGAGGATCAGGACCGCTCGCGCTGGGATCGCGCGCTCATCGCGGCGGGCACCGAGACGCTGGAAACGGCGCTGGCGATGCGGCGTTCCGGGCCGTACCAGGTGCAGGCCGCAATCGCCGCCTGCCACGCCACCGCGCCCGACGCGGCCGCCACGGACTGGCCGCAGATCGCGCAGCTCTACCGCGAGCTCGCACGGCTGGCGCCCTCCCCCGTGGTCGACCTCAACCGTGCCGTGGCGGTCGCCATGGCCGACGGGATCCCCGCGGGTCTGGCTCTGGTCGACGAACTCGATGCATCCGGCCGGCTCGACGGCTACTACCTACTGCCCGCCACCCGGGCGGATCTACTCCGCCGCGCCGGCCAGGTCGGCGCAGCCGCGGCGGCGTACGAGGCGGCACTGGAACTGGCTCCGACCGAAGCCGAACGACGCTATCTGACCGCGCGGCTGCGCGGCCTCTGA